ATTTTTATTTGAATATCAGGTGACAAACTATTATTGGTTGGTTAGGGGGTAAATCCAAGAAAAACTCCATTTCAAATCTTGGTTAACAAAATGATACTGTTGGCTATTACAAATTTAATCTGAAATATCTATATAATATCCGATTATTAAACTCATGCAAGTTCAAAGAAAAAAAAATCATGCATAAGTACTACGCTATCTATTCTAATAACTCATTTCAAACCATGATGTATTCCAATGTGTATTTTTACTTTCTTGAAGATATGTTTAGTGAATGTTACACTTGCTATCCAATTTTTAATGATTTATTTTACAAAATTTACACATAATACAAATATAAAACACAAATAGTATTAGAGTTTATCGGTTAAGGTTTAGTATTTATAGTTTAGGACTAAGTGTTTAGTAATTAGGGCTAATGTAGTGTTTCAAGATCATGCTCTACATATATAGTGTTGTGATACTTTTAGGATTGGTTGGATATCTCATTAGAGAATTGTCGAATCTTATAAATATATCCGGTTACACAGTAATCTATCCGGTTATGTTCCTCGTCTAAACATTGCACATAGGGTTCATAATTATTGTATCCAGATTACATTTAAAATATCCAGCTAAGACTTACGCATATATATATATATATATTACTTTTGATATTAACTCAACCCGAATCTATAATACATTGTCCAATTATATTATGTGTTCAAAATACATATACAATAACCATTTTTTAACTATCAGCATGAAAAATCAGATTATCTATATATTATTTGATTATAATGTGCATTCATAAATATTATTGTAGCTAGTGTATTTTTACAAGGTCAACTCAAGACTTAATCCATAATTTATTGAAGTTTAATTTCTTATTTTTGAACCAGTATATTCAAAAACGATAAAATAATTGGATATATCTAAATTATTTGTAGAACTGAACAACCCAATTGTTATATATGAAAACAGTTTTCTATATGTGTTTGCAATGAAATGCCTTACAAATGGATCTCTAGAAGCTTTGAATTTTCACCCTTGTTCGGAATCGCGCTAGATGTTAGTCAGACGATCGGTATAGGCCTAACGAGTTGTAGAAGAATCTCAGATTAATGGCCGCTTATTCGGGATTTAATTTAATGGTTATTCAATTTTCTGATAAATTATAGATATGAATGGGTGCCTTCCATAGAGTGTAACACTATTTGCTATGGGAGAGTGGTTTCTGAGGCACGTATTAACTACATACTGTTATGAACATGGCCTGTAAGAAGTCACTGGACTTAGTTTTCATACTGTTATGAACATGAACAGATTCGTTTTCATCATATGGAACAAGGCAAGAACAGAGATTTATAGAAGCAAAACCCAAGAAGAGATATAATCAAAGATCAAAGCTTTATGGACAAACAATCAAATCCAGAAACTTAAATTCCATTAAAACTGAAAATCCAATTCAATCAAGCGTGGTAAGAAGAGTCATCAGAGTTGATCGTAATTGAAAGAAGCAGGACAAGACCAAGAACAGCAAGCAGAGAAATCTAAAAAGGGTGAGAAGAAGAGTCATCAGACTTATCACCGCCGTTAAACCACCAACCATTGTCTCCGCCGGAGCCGTTTCCATTATCATTATTGCCGCCGATATCTCCAGAAGGAAAACAGTTTCTCCTCCTAGCGATTGATTAGTAAAGCTTTCATTAGCAGTGGCTACTAATAGAGGGAACTGGGAAAAGGAGGGAAGTGGTGGTGGCCGGAGTGATTGCCGTGGGAGAAGTACCGTCCAATTTTCCGCCTAGAGAGAAAGAGATGTGGAGAGAAGAAGAGACACGTGTCTCATAAGATACGTCCCTTATTGTCCTCAATTAAGGAACGTTCCTTCTAATAATAGGCAATTTTCTTTTTCTTTTAATCCTAATAATATTAAGAGACAGCCTCAAGAGACTGCGTTAATGATGCCCTTAGTGAGTTTGACCTGCTGTCAATGCAGTTTTTGTTTTGTTTTTTAATTTTTTTTCATTAGTGGCATCGTTGTAATTTTTATCATCTTCTTCCCCAATATGTTTTAGGGTTTTCCAACAAATCTCAGAGCCGTCATATATCTTTGTTTCACCGATTTCATCAGTTTCTTTTGCGTTTATCTTGATGTTTATGCTTAATGCTCATAGATTTAACATGTAGCACTTGATTATAAGCTTAAAACTTCAAAAGTTAATATTTTTGACGAACAAAACGAAATCGACTCGCTTAACCTCTGCCTAGCGTTTTCCTGTTGCTTAATCGGCGAGTGCAACCGTGTATTAGACCCTGTTAACTTCTCATTCTCTCTTTTTTCAGGAAAAAAAAATTCTAGGTGAATGTACGAACTTTACATTCCAACAATACTCTGACATAAAAATTATCCAATTTATTAAATATATCTGGTTTATGATGTCCGTAGGTCGAAGGATCTGTCTTTTGGCTCGAAGGATCATTTCGTCATTTTATCCTGTTCTTCTACCCGGTTTTGCAAATAATTATTATTTTAGCATACTTGTGCAATTACCATCTCAGTTTTGTATATTGGCCTAATTAGCCCTTTATTGTTGTTTATCCTGCTCTTCTACCCGGTTTTGCAAATAATTATTATTTTAGCATACTTGTGCAATTATCATCTCACTTTTGTATATTAGCGTAATTAACCATTTATTGTTTTTGTTCCGAAAATAAGTTTCAGAAATGAAAAACATAAAGATAAGGGAATGACAAAAATGGAAGAACTGTAGATGATTAATTATAAATAAATCGAAAAAGCGATTTAACTTAATTCAAAATTTGAAAACCAAACGTTCCCGATTTTCATCATCTGCGTCCACCATCGCCCCTGCAGCTGGCAGCATCGGGGAATGTAAATAGCCAACGTCACACCCACTTTTCGTTCTAACGTGTCAGTCGGCATCAATCATCGTCTTCTCCTTCTCTTATAAACCCTAATTTCTGGTGCAGTCGCACACATCCTCGAAACCATCTGTGTTCGATTTTCAGGTGTCGATTCCATCCAATTTCCGGAATTTAATTTGATCAGATTTTGCTTTTGACTTTGATGAGCGAGCAAGTGTATTTAAGAAACTTTGTGCTTTTGATTAGCTGATTCTGATCTTATCGGATTCGCTTCAGGTTTCGCTACAATGTCTCTGTTAAGTAGGTTCTTCTACAAGAGACCACCAGATGGGTTGCTTGAGTTTGCTGATAGAGTTTATGGTAAAATCATATTAACGATTACTCTTCATGTTGTTATGTACTCTAATATGGCAAAAATCTTTGTGATTTGGACAGTTTTCGATTCTTGTTTTTGCACGGAAGTGTTGCCGGATGACTTATACCAAATCTTCCTTCACGAAGTCATCAATGACTTACATGAAGACTTTCCCGAATCATCTTTTCTAGCATTCAATTTCCGACAAGGGGAGAAAAAGAAAAGAAGCGTCTTTGCTGAAACCCTCTGTGAATACGATGTTACCGTCCTTGAGTATCCAAGGCACTATGAAGGCTGCCCTTTGCTTCCTTTATCACTGATCCAGCATTTTCTCCGTGTCTGTGAGAGCTGGCTTTCTCGTGGGAGCCGTCAGGATGTTATTCTTCTTCACTGTGAAAGAGGAGCCTGGCCTCTTCTGGCTTTTGTCCTTGCTAGTTTCTTGATTTTCAGGAAAGTTCACAGCGGCGAGCGAAGGTGTCTTGAGATTGTGCTTCGTGAGGCTCCCAAGGGTCTCTTGCAGCTGCTCTCGCCCTTAAATCCTTTCCCGTCTCAACTTCGTTATCTTGAGTATGTAGCGAGGAGGAACTTGAATCCTCAGTGGCCACCTCCTGAAAGAGCGCTTTCTTTGGATTGTGTGATTATTCGAGGTATTCCAATTTTTGACTCCCAATATGGATGCAGACCTATTATACGTATCTTTGGAAGAAGCTTTAGTAGCACAACTGGTCTTTCCACGGAGATGCTCTATTCTATGTCCAATATAGATAAACCCCTCCGGCTTTACCGACAGGTTGGTCTGTGCTATTCATTTTGTGATTTCTGCAATACGTTCTTTCCGAGTAACGTAACAACTCTCTATAATCTGGCTTCAGGCAGAATGTGAGGTGATCAAAATTGACATCCAGTGCTGGGTGCAAGGAGATGTTGTACTGGAGTGTGTGCATATGGATTTAGAACCAGAACGAGAGGTTATGATGTTTCGTGTGATGTTCAATACTGCATTTATCAGGTCCAACATACTAATTCTGAACCCTGACAACTTGGATATTCTTTGGGAGGCCAAGAATCATTATCCAAAAGGGTTTCGAGCAGAGGTATGGACCCTTTTGTTCATTTCTTTAAAATTTTATATGTATATGAGAAAATATGGGTGCAGAGGAGAAACAACACAAATAAATTATTAATATATGCGTGCGATTGTGTCTGACTCCCTCCGTTCTTCATGCATTCAGGTTTTGTTTGGAGAAGTTGAGAATGCTTCGCCTCAGAAAGTTCCAACCCCAATAGTAAATGGTAATGAGATTGGTGGCTTGCCCATAGAAGCCTTTTCTAAAGTTCAAGAACTTTTTAGTGGTGTGGATTTGGCTGAAAATGGAGACGATGCTGCTTTTTGGTTGCTGAAACAACTTGCTGCCATAAATGATGCAAAAGAGTTCCGGCACAAAGGGAGTTATTATTTTAATTCTCCCGACTCTGAAGAGGAGACCAACACATCTAGTGCCGCGGACAGTTCTGATGAAGGACTTGATGCCACTCATAGACCTCGAGCCTCTCTATCTTTTGATAATGATGAGACAGAAGACATTTCTACATCGTTGGCTCCTGAATCTTCAGAGGAACCTCATGTATTCCCTCGTCGTCAACAGCAAGAAGTTTCAGCGAAGCAAAGTGTCCACCCTTCGACTCTTCCACCTTCTGTCACACTTTTGC
This genomic interval from Brassica oleracea var. oleracea cultivar TO1000 chromosome C2, BOL, whole genome shotgun sequence contains the following:
- the LOC106323144 gene encoding formin-like protein 14; translation: MSLLSRFFYKRPPDGLLEFADRVYVFDSCFCTEVLPDDLYQIFLHEVINDLHEDFPESSFLAFNFRQGEKKKRSVFAETLCEYDVTVLEYPRHYEGCPLLPLSLIQHFLRVCESWLSRGSRQDVILLHCERGAWPLLAFVLASFLIFRKVHSGERRCLEIVLREAPKGLLQLLSPLNPFPSQLRYLEYVARRNLNPQWPPPERALSLDCVIIRGIPIFDSQYGCRPIIRIFGRSFSSTTGLSTEMLYSMSNIDKPLRLYRQAECEVIKIDIQCWVQGDVVLECVHMDLEPEREVMMFRVMFNTAFIRSNILILNPDNLDILWEAKNHYPKGFRAEVLFGEVENASPQKVPTPIVNGNEIGGLPIEAFSKVQELFSGVDLAENGDDAAFWLLKQLAAINDAKEFRHKGSYYFNSPDSEEETNTSSAADSSDEGLDATHRPRASLSFDNDETEDISTSLAPESSEEPHVFPRRQQQEVSAKQSVHPSTLPPSVTLLPPPPPPPPFPVNKVTSIGSLSSQPPPPPPPLPSFSSRDPLTTSHQPFNKTPPPPLPYCSSISPLSVPPPPPSPPPPPPPSFGSTGNKLQAQPPPPPPIHASLTKCAPPPPQPPTSHSGLARVGPSSAPPPPPPPPPKANISNAHMPPPPPPPLPPSSAKLGAPPPPPPPPRPPSSAKLGAPLPPPPPPLPPSSAKLGAPPPPPPPPRPPSSAKLGAPPPPPPPLLSKTLASPRPALSKTPAPPPPPALGRGTSSGPPPLGAKGLNAPPPPPAAGRGRASSGLGRGRGVSVPTAAPKRTVLKPLHWSKVTRPAKGSLWADDTQKQENQPRAPEIDISELESLFSAASDTTAKKSTGRRSSISKPEKVQLVDLRRANNCEIMLTKIKIPLPDMLLHLFISCLLCLLTENFISVSI